TGTCGGAATTCCGGCTGGACGACCGCGCCGTGGCGCCGCACGTCGCGGTGAAGGAAGCGGTGTTCCCCTTCAACCGCTTCCCCAACGTGGACACGATCCTGGGCCCGGAAATGCGCTCCACCGGCGAGGTGATGGGCCTGGACGCGTCGTTCGAGCGGGCCTTCGCCAAGTCGCAGCTTGCCGCCGGGGTGCGGCTGCCGCTGTCGGGTGTGGTGTTCCTGTCGGTGCGCCGCAGCGACAAGGCCGCCATCCCGGCGCTGGCCCGCCGGCTGGTGGACATGGGCTTCACCATCCTGGCCACCCGGGGCACCGCGCAGCACCTGCGCGACGCCGGGATCGCGGTCGAAGTGGTGAACAAGGTGCTGGAGGGACGGCCCAACTGCGTCGATGCCATCCGATCGGGCGACGTGCAGATGATCATCAACACCGCGCAGGGCGCCCAGTCGGTGACGGACAGCTTCGACATCCGCCGTTCGGCGCTGACAACCGGCATTCCGCACTTCACCACCATCGCGGGCGCGCGGGCCGCGACCCACGCAATCGCGGCAATGCGGGAAGGACCGCTTGAAGTCGCGCCCCTTCAATCCTACTTTAGCGGATCGTTCTGAGCATACCGCACCGACGCCGGGTGCGGGACCGGTTCCTGCCGGCCCCGCACCCGGCGCATTCGGTCTTGTGGGATGCTCTTCTTCAACCTTTGATGTCAGTCGCGCGACTGACCTTCATTCCGGGGACGCGCCTTGCAGAAATTTCCGATGACAGGCAAGGGCCTGCAGCGGCTGGAAGAAGAACTTCGCAAGCTCAAGAGTGAAGAACGCCCGGCCGTCATACGTGCCATCGCCGAGGCCCGCAGCCACGGCGACCTTTCGGAAAACGCCGAATACCACGCGGCGCGGGACCGCCAGTCCTTCATCGAGGGCCGGATTCTTGAACTTGAGGACATCATCTCGTCGGCCGAGGTGATCGATCCGGCGAGCCTGTCGGGCGACCAGGTGAAATTCGGCGCCCAGGTCAGCCTGGTGGACGAGGAAACCGACAAGGAAGCCACCTACCAGATCGTCGGCGTGCACGAGGCCGACATCAAGCAGGGGCTGCTGTCGGTGTCCTCGCCGCTGGCCAAGTCCCTGATCGGCAAGCGGATCGGCGATTCCGTCTCGGTCCCCGCCCCGGGCGGCGACCGGACGTACGAGATCCTGGCCGTCACCTACGGCTAGGCGGGATGCGATGATCACCCTCAACGACGTTCGCGCCGCCGCCGCGCGGATCGAGGGGCGTGTCCTGCGCACGCCCACCGTTCCCTCGCACGCGCTTTCCAGGGCGACGGGGGCGGACATCGTCCTGAAGCTGGACAATCTCCAGGCCGTGGGCTCGTTCAAGGAACGCGGGGCCGCCAACAAGCTGGCGCTGCTGACGCCCGAGGAACGCGCGCGCGGAGTGATCACCGTATCGGCCGGCAACCACGCCCAGGGCGTGGCCCGCCATGCCGCGCTGCTGGAAATCGACGCGGTCATCGTCATGCCGCGCTTCACCCCGGCCGCCAAGGTCACCCGCACCGCCGCCTGGGGCGCGCGCGTGGTGCTGGAAGGCGACAATTTCGCCGAGGCCACGGCCCATGCCAACGCCCTGTGCGCGCGGGAAGGCCGGGTCTTCGTCCATCCTTACGACGACCCCGAGGTCATGGCCGGCCAGGGCACCTTCGGCCTGGAACTGTTCGAGGATGCGGGCCCGCTCGACATCTTCGTCGGTCCGATCGGCGGCGGCGGCCTGCTGTCGGGCTGCGCCGTGGTGGGCCGCGCGCTGCGTCCCGGCATGGACATCATGGGCGTGCAGGTCGAAAGCTATTCCTCGGTGTCCGCTGTCCCGGGGGACGAGATCATGCCCCCCGGCGGCGCCACGATCGCCGAGGGCATCGCGGTGCTGCAGATCGGGCGGCAGCCGCTGTCGGTCATTCGCGACCATGTCTCACGCGTGCTGGTGGTGCCGGAACGCGCGGTCGAGGATGCGATCACCCTGATGGCCGAGGGCGCCAAGCAGGTCAGCGAGGGCGCGGGCGCCAGCGCCCTGGCGGCGGTCCTGACCTATCCCGAACTGTTCCGGGGCAAGCGGGTGGCGCTGCCGGTGACGGGCGGCAATATCGACAGCCGCATCCTGGCCAACACGCTGCTGCGCTCGCTGCTGCGCGACGGGCGGCTGCTGTGCCTGAAGATGGAAATCCCGGACCGGCCGGGCGTGCTGGCCGACATCTCGCGCATGATCGGCGAGGCCGGCGGAAACATCATCGAGGTCTCGCACCAGCGCCTGTTCACCGCCGCCAGCGTGCAGGCGGCCGAACTGGAAGTGATGATCGAAGCCCGCGACCCCACCCACGCGATGGAGATCATGGGGCAACTGGCCAAGACCTACATCGTCCGCCGGGTGTAGCCCCTCATATCCTGCCCGCCGGCAGGATTTTGCTGGATCGATATCAAAAATAAAATATGATATCGGTCCTTATGAAGAAGGGGCTTTCATCATGTCCTCTGTCGTCATCCGCAATCTTCCCGAAGAGACGCATCGGGCGCTGAAAGCGCGGGCCGCCCTGCATGGACACAGCACGGAAGCGGAAATCCGCGCCATTCTGGAAGCCGTCGTCCGGCCGCCGAAGCGCGTCAGGCTGGGGTCGCTTCTGGCGTCCATAGGTCGTGAAGCCGACGTGACCGAGCAGGATGTCGCGGCCTTGCAGCAGGTTCGGGATCAGACCCCAGCCGAGCCGATGACATTCGAATGATCCTTCTTGATACCAATGTGGTCTCGGAGCCATGGAAGCCTGTTCCTGAACCGCGTGTCCTGGAATGGATCGACGCCCAGGCGATCGAGACGCTGTGGCTGTCGGCCGTCACGGTGGCGGAATTGCGATTCGGAATTGCCGCCATGCCGGCAGGCCGGCGGCGTTCGATCCTGCATCAGAGTCTGGAACAGGACGTTCTGCCCCTGTTCGACGGGCGTGTCCTGCCCTTCGATCTGGCGGCGTCCCAGGCTTATGCAGATCTGATGATGCGGGCCAGGTCCGATGGACGGGCGATCGGCCAGGCGGACGGCTATATTGCCGCAATTGCCGCATCCCGCGGTTACGCGGTGGCCAGTCGGGATGTGTCGCCGTTCGAGGCGGCCGGTGTGAAGATCCTGAATCCGTGGCAGGGCGCCTGATGGCCGGACAGATCCGGCAGTCCGTGGCGTCCACGGCATGGCCTTCGACGCCGGCCTATGTGTCGTCGATGGTGAAGCCGACCTTCAGCATCACCTGATAGTGGCTGACCTTGCCGTCCACGACGTGGCCGCGCGTGCCCACGACCTCGAACCAGCGGATGGAATGCAGGCTGTCGGACGCGCGGGCCAGCGCGCCCGCGATGGCACCCTCGATCGAATCGGGGGATGAACCGACCAGTTCGACGATCTTGTAGACATGTCCGGACATCGTCTTCCTCCCTGTCCTGTAGGGGGAAAACGATGCCCGGACGCCTTGGTTGCTATTTGGTCCCGAACAGCCGGTCGCCGGCGTCGCCCAGACCGGGACGGATATAGCCGTGATCGTCCAGCCCGCGATCGATCGCGCAGGTGATGATCTTCACGTCGGGATGCGCCCGGGACAGGAAGGCCACGCCCTCGGGCGCCGCCAGCAGGCAGACGAACACGACGTGCCGCGCCCCCGCCCCCTTCAGCCGGTCGATGGCCGCCGCCGCGCTGTGGC
This genomic stretch from Gluconacetobacter diazotrophicus PA1 5 harbors:
- the greA gene encoding transcription elongation factor GreA, which gives rise to MQKFPMTGKGLQRLEEELRKLKSEERPAVIRAIAEARSHGDLSENAEYHAARDRQSFIEGRILELEDIISSAEVIDPASLSGDQVKFGAQVSLVDEETDKEATYQIVGVHEADIKQGLLSVSSPLAKSLIGKRIGDSVSVPAPGGDRTYEILAVTYG
- a CDS encoding threonine ammonia-lyase; the protein is MITLNDVRAAAARIEGRVLRTPTVPSHALSRATGADIVLKLDNLQAVGSFKERGAANKLALLTPEERARGVITVSAGNHAQGVARHAALLEIDAVIVMPRFTPAAKVTRTAAWGARVVLEGDNFAEATAHANALCAREGRVFVHPYDDPEVMAGQGTFGLELFEDAGPLDIFVGPIGGGGLLSGCAVVGRALRPGMDIMGVQVESYSSVSAVPGDEIMPPGGATIAEGIAVLQIGRQPLSVIRDHVSRVLVVPERAVEDAITLMAEGAKQVSEGAGASALAAVLTYPELFRGKRVALPVTGGNIDSRILANTLLRSLLRDGRLLCLKMEIPDRPGVLADISRMIGEAGGNIIEVSHQRLFTAASVQAAELEVMIEARDPTHAMEIMGQLAKTYIVRRV
- a CDS encoding FitA-like ribbon-helix-helix domain-containing protein; translated protein: MSSVVIRNLPEETHRALKARAALHGHSTEAEIRAILEAVVRPPKRVRLGSLLASIGREADVTEQDVAALQQVRDQTPAEPMTFE
- a CDS encoding type II toxin-antitoxin system VapC family toxin, which produces MILLDTNVVSEPWKPVPEPRVLEWIDAQAIETLWLSAVTVAELRFGIAAMPAGRRRSILHQSLEQDVLPLFDGRVLPFDLAASQAYADLMMRARSDGRAIGQADGYIAAIAASRGYAVASRDVSPFEAAGVKILNPWQGA
- a CDS encoding dodecin, producing the protein MSGHVYKIVELVGSSPDSIEGAIAGALARASDSLHSIRWFEVVGTRGHVVDGKVSHYQVMLKVGFTIDDT